From Symphalangus syndactylus isolate Jambi chromosome X, NHGRI_mSymSyn1-v2.1_pri, whole genome shotgun sequence, the proteins below share one genomic window:
- the TCEAL7 gene encoding transcription elongation factor A protein-like 7: MQKPCKENEGKPKCSVPKREEERPYGEFERQQTEGNFRQRLLQSLEEFKEDIDYRHFKDEEMTREGDEMERCLEEIKGLRKKFRALHSNHRHSRDRPYPI, translated from the coding sequence ATGCAAAAACCCTGCAAAGAAAACGAAGGAAAGCCAAAGTGCAGCGTgccaaagagggaggaagaacgCCCCTATGGAGAATTTGAACGCCAGCAAACAGAAGGGAATTTTAGACAGAGGCTGCTTCAGTCTCTCGAAGAATTTAAAGAGGACATAGACTATaggcattttaaagatgaagaaatgacAAGGGAGGGAGATGAGATGGAAAGGTGTTTGGAAGAGATAAAGGGTCTGAGAAAGAAATTTAGGGCTCTGCATTCTAACCATAGGCATTCTCGGGACCGTCCTTATCCCATTTAA